The proteins below come from a single Limosilactobacillus reuteri genomic window:
- a CDS encoding GntR family transcriptional regulator — MEVKYETVKQTLRNEIIDGKYKINEKLPTESALMKRFNVSRYTIRRAVGDLENEHYIYRIQGGGMFVQDWQRDWTKSEKNKIIGVISTHMADYIFPPIISGIDSVVTEQGYSMIVGNTLNDHKRERQTILNMLDLQIAGLIIEPTESAMPNPNLDLYRQVQKYKIPTILFHSTYPGFDFPSLLTKDREAEENLVKYLFSLGHTNILGVFQIDDQQGVDRMTGMIKAYQDNNIPTTKSNVIMYQSSEDYEDIIKKVDMMLNSNNDITAIACYNDRLATRVISHLQKQGKQVPTDISVIGFDNYEMAQIISPSLTTANHPKRQLGEDAGKMILKMIAGEEVTSKVYTPTIIKGQSTTSLITKENINE, encoded by the coding sequence TTGGAAGTGAAATATGAAACAGTAAAGCAAACTTTACGAAACGAAATTATTGATGGAAAATATAAAATCAATGAAAAACTGCCAACTGAAAGTGCCTTAATGAAGCGTTTTAATGTGTCCCGTTATACAATTCGTCGCGCTGTTGGGGACCTTGAAAACGAGCACTATATTTACCGTATTCAAGGTGGTGGGATGTTTGTTCAAGACTGGCAACGCGATTGGACAAAAAGCGAAAAAAATAAAATCATTGGGGTAATCAGCACTCATATGGCTGACTATATCTTCCCTCCAATCATTTCCGGAATTGATAGTGTGGTAACAGAACAAGGTTACTCAATGATTGTTGGAAATACGCTTAATGACCATAAACGTGAACGCCAAACAATCTTAAATATGTTGGATCTTCAAATTGCTGGATTAATTATTGAGCCGACTGAAAGCGCCATGCCTAATCCTAACTTAGACCTTTATCGGCAAGTCCAGAAATATAAAATTCCAACAATCCTATTTCACTCTACTTATCCTGGCTTTGATTTTCCTTCTTTACTGACAAAAGACCGGGAAGCAGAGGAGAATTTGGTAAAATACCTCTTTAGCCTCGGACATACTAATATTTTAGGAGTATTCCAAATAGATGATCAGCAAGGCGTTGACCGCATGACTGGAATGATCAAAGCCTATCAAGATAACAATATCCCCACTACTAAATCAAATGTTATTATGTACCAATCAAGCGAAGACTATGAAGATATTATCAAAAAAGTCGACATGATGCTTAATAGTAATAATGATATTACGGCGATTGCCTGCTATAATGACCGCCTTGCCACAAGAGTTATTAGTCATCTTCAAAAACAGGGAAAACAAGTGCCAACTGATATTTCAGTAATAGGTTTTGATAACTATGAAATGGCACAAATTATCTCCCCCAGCCTCACTACAGCTAATCACCCCAAACGTCAACTAGGTGAAGATGCTGGGAAAATGATCTTAAAAATGATTGCAGGCGAAGAAGTCACTTCAAAAGTTTATACCCCAACAATAATTAAGGGACAATCGACCACTTCGCTTATTACAAAGGAGAATATCAATGAATAA
- a CDS encoding universal stress protein, with protein MAQEYKHILVPVDGSKEAELAFKKAVAVAKRNGADTELRLLHVVDTRAFQNISSFDTSMVEQVTETAKKTLDKYIDYAKEHGVENASYSIEYGAPKTIIARDMPKEMGADLIMIGATGLNAVERILIGSVTEFVTRTAICDVLVVRTDLDNKPIENPKKRRF; from the coding sequence ATGGCACAAGAATACAAACACATTTTAGTTCCTGTTGACGGTTCTAAAGAAGCTGAATTGGCTTTTAAGAAAGCTGTTGCTGTAGCAAAACGTAATGGTGCAGACACTGAATTACGTTTACTTCACGTTGTTGACACACGTGCATTCCAAAACATTTCTAGTTTCGATACTTCAATGGTTGAACAAGTTACAGAAACTGCAAAGAAGACTTTAGACAAGTACATCGACTATGCTAAAGAGCACGGTGTTGAAAATGCTAGTTACTCCATTGAATATGGTGCTCCAAAGACAATTATTGCTCGGGATATGCCAAAGGAAATGGGTGCTGACCTCATTATGATTGGTGCTACTGGGCTAAACGCTGTTGAACGAATTTTGATCGGTTCTGTTACCGAATTTGTTACCCGAACAGCAATTTGTGATGTTCTAGTAGTACGGACCGATTTGGATAACAAGCCAATCGAAAATCCAAAGAAGCGTCGGTTCTAA